One Purpureocillium takamizusanense chromosome 1, complete sequence genomic window carries:
- the ALG3 gene encoding Dolichyl-P-Man:Man(5)GlcNAc(2)-PP-dolichol alpha-1,3-mannosyltransferase (COG:G~TransMembrane:11 (o30-48i60-86o141-158i170-189o209-230i251-269o275-295i329-351o388-404i411-432o452-470i)~EggNog:ENOG503NW6D) — protein MSPPQPAPTHVQAWRFAMAIATGQHALSKLVPPALWCLDAVLCVLVLWKVPCMCPTMSPFALVHPLLLGSLFRPGLSLSLFLAWVVDESLCHRVQTSRHADHALPPPADTEIDWVAYMEQVAQYVGGERDYTRIEGGTGPLVYPAAHVYIYTGLYYLTDRGKSILLAQQLFAVLYMATLAVVMLSYWKAKVPPYIFPLLILSKRLHSVFILRCFNDCFAALFLWLAVYFFQRRHWTLGSLAYTWGLGIKMSLLLVLPAVAVLLFLGRGFRGSLRLAWLMAQVQMAIAVPFLAGNWRGYLGRAFELSRQFKFEWTVNWRMLGEDMFLSKGFALSLLAGHALVLAIFITTRWLRPADRPLSSLILALLKGKSPFSPAEELRVSSRVTPDYVMTTMLSANVIGLLFARSLHYQFYAYLAWSTPYLLWRAAPQPLLAIPLWLVQEWAWNVFPSTDASSTAVVNVLLVTVVLTYFGGSAKEEGEAEARKRASTDAKTK, from the exons atgtcgccgccgcagcccgcgccgacaCACGTACAGGCATGGCGCTTTGCCATGGCCATCGCGACCGGTCAGCATGCCCTTTCAAAGCTGGTCCCGCCCGCGCTGTGGTGTCTGGACGCGGTCCTCTGCGTGCTCGTCCTCTGGAAGGTTCCCTGTATGTGTCCGACGATGTCCCCtttcgccctcgtccacccGTTACTCCTTGGATCCCTTTTTCGGCCcgggctctctctctctctctttcttgCATGGGTCGTTGACGAGAGCCTGTGCCATCGTGTACAAACGTCACGCCATGCTGACCATGCACTCCCACCGCCCGCAGACACCGAGATCGACTGGGTCGCGTACATGGAGCAAGTCGCCCAgtacgtcggcggcgagcgcgactACACGCgcatcgagggcggcacGGGCCCGCTCGTGTACCCGGCGGCGCACGTCTACATCTACACGGGGCTGTACTACCTGACGGACCGCGGCAAGAGCATCCTgctggcgcagcagctgtTCGCGGTGCTGTacatggcgacgctggcggtggtgatgctgaGCTACTGGAAGGCCAAG GTCCCGCCGTACATCTTCCCGCTCCTCATCCTGTCGAAGCGCCTGCACAGCGTCTTCATCCTCCGGTGCTTCAACGACTGCTTCGCCGCCTTGTTCCTGTGGCTGGCCGTCTACTTCTtccagcggcggcactgGACGCTCGGCAGCCTGGCGTATACGTGGGGTCTCGGCATCAAGATGtcactgctgctggtgctgcccgccgtggccgtgttGCTCTTCCTCGGGCGCGGGTTCCGGGGCAGCCTGCGCCTGGCGTGGCTCATGGCGCAGGTGCAGATGGCCATCGCAGTGCCGTTCCTGGCGGGCAATTGGAGGGGCTACCTGGGGCGGGCGTTTGAGCTGTCGCGGCAGTTCAAGTTTGAGTGGACGGTCAATTGGCGTATGCTAGGTGAGGACATGTTTCTGAGCAAGGGCTTCGCGCTCTCCTTGCTGGCGGGCCacgcgctcgtcctcgccatcttcatcacCACGCGGTGGCTCCGGCCCGCCGACCGGCCGCTGTCTTCCCTGATCCTAGCGCTCCTCAAGGGCAAGTCCCCGTTCTCGCcagccgaggagctgcgcgtGTCGAGCCGCGTCACGCCCGACTATgtcatgacgacgatgcttTCCGCCAACGTCATCGGCCTGCTCTTCGCGCGCTCCCTGCACTACCAATTCTATGCGTACCTGGCGTGGTCGACGCCGTACCTGCTGTGGAGGgcagcgccgcagccgctgctcGCGATCCCGCTGTGGCTCGTGCAGGAGTGGGCGTGGAACGTTTTCCCGAGCACGGacgcgagctcgacggccgtggtCAATGTCCttctcgtcaccgtcgtgcTGACCTATTTTGGTGGTTCCGCCAAGGAGGAAGGTGAAGCAGAGGCGAGGAAGCGGGCATCGACCGATGCCAAGACCAAGTGA
- a CDS encoding uncharacterized protein (COG:J~EggNog:ENOG503P4IN) → MGRPKRNILAAAEASLSPPDALGPNQSLVRVVRPEGNNLFACELPSRKPVLLELAQRFRNTIWVKRGGFVVAERYSESAEETRADGEIVNIVRDEKLWRQQPYWPKEFAKNAYDLTDSEDESNVGKMPPSDSEDDDEE, encoded by the exons ATGGGCCGCCCGAAGCGCaacatcctcgccgccgccgaggcgtcCCTGAGCCCGCCCGACGCTCTCGGGCCCAACCAGTCCCTCGTGCGCGTCGTCCGCCCCGAGGGCAACAACCTCTTCGCCTGCGAGCTGCCGAGCCGCAagcccgtcctcctcgagctggcccAGCGCTTCCGCAACACCATCTGGGTCAAGCGCGggggcttcgtcgtcgccgagcgctACAGCGAGAGCGCCGAGGAGacccgcgccgacggcgagatTGTCAACATTGTGCGCGACGAGAAGCTCTGGCGCCAGCAGCCGTACTG GCCAAAGGAGTTTGCCAAGAACGCTTACGACCTGACCGACTCCGAGGACGAATCCAACGTCGGCAAGATGCCGCCCAGCGACtccgaagacgacgacgaggagtgA